The following are from one region of the Novosphingobium humi genome:
- a CDS encoding anti-phage deoxyguanosine triphosphatase, with protein MDDTLWLARRENWTPQNEDARDGGDIDYARVIHSASFRRLQGKTQILNLGDSDFYRTRLTHSLEVAQIAGGIARQLERDAPDHPATAILPGRSMIHAIGCTHDFGHPPFGHGGEVALNYCMREDGGFEGNGQTLRILSRLETFSQNAGANLARRTLLGVLKYPVAYSAVRNPAIAPRLAPGPTTLRIIDAASAKPPKCYLDTESDVVDWILDPLSAGDRALLQSFEEKPGSHAKSRHKSLDCSIMDVADDIAYGVHDLEDAIALDLIHRETFAAAVTDRCPTFLDALKAKYPGESANDVMRQFVDGLYGGENSRKRFIGRLVHHFLTAVHYVEMPEFDAPLLRWRVGMAPGQKAFLDVLKDLVVREVITSPAVQHLEFKGQTMVVAVFEAMQADPARLLPRDRMPFYEAFGVRAICDYVAAMTDTSLLKTYERLFAPRMGSVFDRL; from the coding sequence ATGGATGACACGCTCTGGCTGGCCCGCCGCGAAAACTGGACCCCGCAGAATGAGGACGCCCGCGACGGGGGCGATATTGACTATGCCCGCGTCATTCATTCCGCCTCGTTCCGGCGGCTGCAGGGCAAGACGCAGATCCTCAATCTGGGCGACAGCGATTTCTATCGCACGCGGCTGACCCATTCGCTGGAGGTGGCGCAGATCGCAGGCGGCATCGCCCGGCAATTGGAGCGCGACGCCCCCGATCATCCGGCCACCGCCATCCTGCCGGGGCGCAGCATGATCCACGCCATCGGCTGCACCCATGATTTCGGCCATCCGCCCTTCGGCCATGGCGGCGAGGTGGCGCTCAATTACTGTATGCGCGAGGATGGCGGTTTCGAGGGCAATGGCCAGACCCTGCGCATCCTCTCGCGGCTCGAGACTTTCTCGCAAAATGCCGGGGCCAATCTGGCGCGGCGGACGTTGCTGGGGGTGCTGAAATATCCGGTGGCCTATTCGGCGGTGCGCAATCCGGCCATCGCACCGCGCCTTGCACCGGGGCCGACCACCTTGCGAATCATCGATGCGGCCAGCGCCAAGCCGCCCAAATGCTATCTCGACACCGAGAGCGATGTGGTGGACTGGATTCTCGATCCGCTGAGTGCCGGGGACCGCGCGCTGTTGCAGAGTTTTGAGGAAAAGCCGGGCAGCCATGCCAAATCGCGCCACAAATCGCTCGATTGCTCGATCATGGATGTGGCCGATGATATTGCCTATGGCGTCCACGATCTGGAGGACGCTATCGCGCTGGACCTGATCCACCGTGAAACCTTCGCTGCCGCCGTCACGGATCGCTGTCCGACTTTCCTCGACGCATTGAAGGCCAAATATCCCGGCGAGAGCGCCAATGATGTGATGCGCCAATTCGTCGATGGATTGTATGGCGGCGAAAACAGCCGCAAGCGTTTCATCGGGCGGCTGGTCCATCATTTCCTGACCGCGGTGCATTATGTCGAAATGCCCGAATTTGACGCCCCCCTGCTGCGCTGGCGGGTGGGCATGGCGCCGGGGCAGAAGGCTTTCCTCGATGTGCTCAAGGATCTGGTCGTGCGCGAGGTGATCACCAGCCCGGCGGTTCAGCATCTGGAGTTTAAGGGCCAGACGATGGTGGTGGCCGTGTTCGAGGCGATGCAGGCGGACCCTGCGCGCCTGCTGCCGCGCGACCGGATGCCGTTTTATGAGGCCTTCGGAGTTCGCGCGATCTGCGATTATGTGGCGGCGATGACCGATACCAGCCTGCTCAAAACCTATGAGCGGCTGTTTGCCCCGCGCATGGGATCGGTGTTCGACCGGTTGTAA